A single genomic interval of Mustela nigripes isolate SB6536 chromosome 7, MUSNIG.SB6536, whole genome shotgun sequence harbors:
- the KRCC1 gene encoding lysine-rich coiled-coil protein 1 codes for MKHSKKTYDSFQDELEDYIKVQKARGLEPKTCFRKMRDNCLETCGYREEADYRPRYRMFDQRLSSETRQTYPRSCPSSQKVETRLPQWLPAHDSRLRPDSLSYCQFTRDYFSEKPGPLNLSQQEYNYNSYSVESGVHSRLSSANRASGHPAHHKRLHQKGKRHLEEGREKPEEERPKHKRKKGCEEIDLDKQKNFQTSKTQMEADRISTGKLKNRKEKKSRDGASKKEERKRRKEKKEQGKERTEEEMLWDQSILGF; via the coding sequence ATGAAGcattcaaagaagacatatgattCTTTTCAAGATGAACTTGAAGATTATATCAAAGTGCAGAAAGCCAGAGGCTTAGAGCCAAAGACTTGTTTCAGAAAGATGAGAGACAACTGTTTGGAAACCTGTGGATACAGAGAAGAGGCAGATTACCGACCAAGGTATAGAATGTTTGATCAAAGACTCTCTTCTGAAACCAGGCAGACCTACCCAAGATCATGCCCTAGTTCACAAAAAGTGGAAACCCGCTTACCTCAGTGGCTACCAGCTCATGACAGCAGGCTAAGACCAGACTCCCTGAGCTACTGTCAGTTCACAAGGGACTATTTCTCAGAGAAACCAGGGCCCCTGAACCTTAGTCAGCAAGAGTATAACTATAACTCATACAGTGTAGAATCTGGAGTTCACAGTCGCCTCTCCTCAGCAAACCGTGCCAGTGGCCATCCAGCCCATCATAAACGGCTACATCAGAAGGGGAAAAGGCACctggaagaaggcagagaaaaaccAGAGGAGGAGCGGCCCaagcataagagaaaaaaaggttgCGAGGAAATAGATTTAGATAAACAGAAGAACTTCCAAACCAGCAAAACACAGATGGAAGCAGACAGGATCAGCACAGGGAAGCTTAAGAAtcgaaaggagaaaaaaagccgAGATGGAGCCTCTAAGAAAGAGGAACGGAAgcggagaaaagagaaaaaggaacaaggtaaagagagaacagaggaggAGATGCTTTGGGACCAGTCTATCCTCGGATTTTGA